In Acidianus brierleyi, one genomic interval encodes:
- a CDS encoding (2Fe-2S)-binding protein, with protein sequence MICARSKKQRRCRIPKDCETGLPYTQIIHNGRRENLCTKISLENLNIHSRLYLPLSSEIIHKVKILRYFPKIIEIASKNISLPSFYLPSIEYNVDHLSIENMIIGGGISGLSLLENLNETILISDSLNDDIFFDPLSDKNIVEKIKGIIKEKKDKIINGLFLGKFDEGYLIKTEDTLFIVNAKNIIFANGSRYIPPLFKNNDIPGIISRRMYLRNYKSIGKVMVIGSSDDALKTAIIAKSKVLYKKGTNMFSKKWINIAEKEGIDIIGADKINVKRKGKELHINFDGIEEKINAIVYAIVKQPRLEAISNSNIDYIFYSFSHIYLPTHDINGKAKDNIYVIGGSRAISDYETSFLSAKIIIDEKYIDEFRKKINENESHLIHFYSKNWETRTSPYIFGDKGYFCECEDVTFSDVANEKRKGYKTVEDIKRTTGACTGECQGKICSYLLGSYLESEKLITFRSPLYPLW encoded by the coding sequence ATGATTTGTGCCAGAAGCAAGAAACAAAGACGATGTAGAATTCCAAAAGATTGTGAAACCGGTCTTCCATATACTCAGATAATTCATAATGGAAGACGAGAAAATTTATGTACTAAAATTTCTTTAGAAAACCTCAATATTCATTCTAGGCTATATTTACCACTAAGTAGTGAAATTATTCATAAAGTGAAAATTTTAAGATATTTTCCAAAAATCATAGAAATAGCCTCGAAAAACATTAGTTTACCGTCGTTTTATTTACCATCTATCGAATATAACGTAGATCACTTATCAATTGAAAACATGATAATAGGAGGAGGAATATCTGGTCTTTCATTGTTAGAGAATTTAAATGAGACAATTTTAATTTCGGATAGTTTAAATGACGATATCTTCTTTGATCCATTATCAGATAAAAATATTGTGGAAAAGATAAAAGGAATTATAAAAGAAAAGAAAGATAAAATTATTAATGGGTTATTCTTGGGAAAGTTTGATGAAGGATATCTAATAAAAACTGAGGATACATTGTTTATTGTAAATGCTAAAAATATCATATTTGCCAATGGCAGTAGATATATTCCACCGTTATTTAAGAACAATGATATACCAGGGATAATCTCAAGAAGAATGTATTTAAGAAATTATAAGTCAATAGGAAAAGTAATGGTTATTGGATCGTCAGATGATGCATTAAAGACTGCAATTATAGCTAAATCCAAGGTACTTTACAAAAAAGGTACTAATATGTTTTCTAAAAAATGGATTAACATTGCAGAAAAGGAAGGAATAGATATTATAGGAGCAGATAAGATTAATGTAAAAAGAAAAGGAAAAGAACTGCATATAAACTTTGATGGAATAGAAGAAAAAATTAATGCAATAGTCTATGCGATTGTAAAACAACCTCGATTAGAGGCTATTTCAAATTCTAATATAGATTATATATTTTATTCATTTTCTCATATATATCTTCCTACTCATGATATAAATGGAAAAGCAAAAGATAATATTTATGTAATAGGAGGAAGTAGAGCCATTTCAGATTATGAAACTTCTTTTTTAAGTGCAAAAATTATTATTGATGAAAAATATATTGACGAATTTCGTAAAAAAATAAACGAAAATGAATCTCATTTGATACATTTCTATTCAAAAAATTGGGAAACTCGTACCTCGCCTTATATTTTCGGTGACAAAGGTTATTTCTGCGAATGTGAAGACGTGACTTTTTCTGATGTAGCAAATGAAAAAAGAAAAGGGTATAAAACAGTTGAAGATATAAAAAGAACTACTGGCGCATGCACTGGAGAGTGTCAAGGTAAAATATGCAGTTATCTTTTAGGAAGTTATCTGGAAAGTGAGAAATTAATTACTTTTAGATCACCCTTATATCCGTTGTGGTAA
- a CDS encoding NAD(P)/FAD-dependent oxidoreductase has protein sequence MSIIVIGAGGHGLSLVYHLYKKGISDIILIEKNRIGYGSSGRNASRFRYHFNSKENVNFAIEGIRFLIRESKEMKYNPLLLKTGYLWLLDNENIDIFRKLDKTWSSLGVGGKFMDCNNFDFLKYGETCYFAPQDGSFHHDYILYSYFEVIKDKIKIIYDEVEKILVDDKVRGVKLKSNKIIDGDIVAVTAGAWSSLLINDVPIYPEKKEIYITENIKFKVKPLVIDTNHEIYLSQTLKGEIIGGIEDKKDYSFYPFTISLENTIKFLKGVRNLIKGTEGIGILRGWSGYYEMTPDHSHIMGYSNNWPDGLYIDAGYSGHGMMFSPFSGKIMADLIADNIKSKFINIFSPDRFKNNQLIQENMVI, from the coding sequence ATGAGCATAATTGTAATTGGAGCAGGAGGACATGGATTAAGTCTAGTATATCACCTATATAAAAAAGGTATTAGTGATATTATCCTAATAGAAAAAAACAGAATAGGATACGGGTCCAGCGGTAGAAATGCTAGTAGATTTAGATATCATTTCAATAGTAAAGAAAATGTTAATTTTGCAATAGAGGGAATAAGATTTCTTATAAGAGAATCTAAGGAAATGAAATATAATCCATTATTGCTTAAAACTGGATATTTATGGTTACTAGATAATGAGAACATAGACATTTTTAGGAAGCTAGATAAAACGTGGTCGTCTTTAGGTGTTGGAGGTAAATTTATGGATTGCAATAATTTTGATTTTCTTAAATATGGTGAGACGTGTTACTTTGCCCCTCAAGACGGATCATTTCATCATGATTATATTTTATATAGCTATTTTGAGGTTATAAAAGATAAAATTAAGATTATTTATGACGAAGTAGAAAAAATATTAGTAGACGATAAAGTAAGAGGCGTAAAGTTAAAGAGTAATAAAATAATAGATGGTGATATTGTAGCAGTAACAGCTGGTGCCTGGAGTTCATTACTTATTAACGACGTTCCAATATATCCAGAAAAAAAAGAAATATATATCACGGAAAATATAAAATTCAAAGTTAAGCCGTTAGTTATAGACACCAATCATGAAATCTATTTGTCTCAAACTTTAAAAGGAGAAATTATAGGCGGTATAGAGGATAAAAAGGACTATTCATTTTATCCATTTACGATATCTTTGGAAAATACAATTAAATTTCTAAAAGGGGTAAGAAATCTAATAAAAGGAACAGAAGGAATAGGAATACTCAGAGGATGGAGTGGATATTATGAAATGACTCCAGATCATTCACATATAATGGGATATTCAAATAATTGGCCTGATGGTCTTTATATAGACGCAGGATACAGTGGACATGGAATGATGTTTTCGCCTTTTTCCGGTAAAATTATGGCTGACCTAATAGCAGATAATATAAAATCTAAATTTATTAATATTTTCTCCCCTGATAGATTTAAAAATAATCAACTAATACAAGAAAATATGGTAATCTAA
- a CDS encoding MBL fold metallo-hydrolase, whose amino-acid sequence MSIEIERGGAIIVGKNFTIDGHSKRNFRVVSHFHADHILGLSKSINECLGIIATPQTLDVLEILGYKIPLKKKFGLKYNLSLDMEGESISLKPAEHILGSAQVYIKLKDGTSVGYTSDFKNPGSGTPILDSDILILDSTYGKPEFRRPFKQEMEYLFPDYIRDSLINGPVRIYAYHGKIQEVMKFLRKSGIDAPFLAEGKIFEITKVAKKYGEKIDDIFNIKDEESKDIIKDGWYIEFRHFNEFKKRSSDFTNFLLSGWQFSVPIRKLDNKTFVVAFSDHGDFDETIYYVDNSPAKTIITDGGRNGYSKELAKYIRDKLKRNAFSLP is encoded by the coding sequence ATGAGCATAGAAATAGAGCGTGGAGGAGCAATAATAGTAGGTAAGAATTTTACCATAGACGGTCATTCAAAAAGAAATTTTAGGGTTGTAAGCCATTTTCATGCTGATCATATATTAGGTCTTTCAAAAAGTATAAACGAATGTTTAGGTATTATAGCTACGCCTCAAACTTTAGATGTATTGGAAATTTTAGGATATAAAATTCCGCTTAAGAAAAAATTCGGTCTAAAATATAATTTAAGTTTAGACATGGAAGGAGAATCTATTTCTTTAAAACCTGCAGAACATATTTTAGGGTCTGCACAAGTATATATAAAATTAAAAGATGGAACAAGTGTTGGATATACTAGCGATTTTAAAAATCCAGGTAGCGGGACACCAATTTTAGATTCTGATATTCTAATTTTGGACTCTACATATGGTAAACCGGAATTTAGACGACCATTTAAACAGGAAATGGAATACTTATTTCCAGACTATATCAGAGATTCATTAATAAATGGTCCAGTTAGAATTTATGCATATCATGGTAAGATTCAAGAAGTTATGAAATTCCTTAGAAAGTCTGGTATAGATGCTCCTTTTTTAGCAGAGGGAAAAATATTCGAAATAACTAAAGTAGCTAAAAAATATGGCGAAAAAATAGATGATATATTTAATATAAAAGATGAAGAGAGTAAAGATATAATAAAAGATGGTTGGTATATAGAATTTAGACATTTTAATGAGTTTAAAAAACGTAGTAGTGATTTTACCAATTTTCTATTATCTGGTTGGCAATTTAGCGTTCCTATAAGGAAGCTGGATAATAAAACTTTTGTAGTAGCGTTTAGTGATCATGGAGATTTTGATGAGACTATATATTATGTTGATAATTCGCCTGCAAAAACTATTATTACAGATGGAGGAAGAAACGGTTACTCGAAAGAATTAGCTAAATATATTAGAGATAAATTAAAGAGAAATGCTTTTAGTCTTCCTTAG
- a CDS encoding ATP-dependent DNA ligase, translating into MEFKVIADYFDKLEKISSRIQLTATLADLFKNTDKTVIDKVVYLIQGKLWPDFTGQPEIGIGEKFLIKAISIATSAKEEEIEKEFKNLGDLGQVAFNLKQNTQNSSILSYFGSQISQGLTVEEAYDDLVKIATSQGEGSRDIKIRILAGLLKKATPLEAKYLVRFVDGRLRVGIGDATVLDALAITFGGGQNFRPLIERAYNLRADLGNIAKVLVENGIEAIKTIKPQPGIPIRPMLAERLSDPQEMMEKMNNIALVDYKYDGERAQIHKSKDNIFIFSRRLENITSQYPDVVEYVSNFIRGEEFIVEGEVIPVDPESGEMRPFQELMHRKRKSDIHEAIKEYPVNVFLFDLMYYEGEDYTVKPLPERRKKLESILSQNDKIHIATHIIVDNTDKLKEFFYQAISEGAEGVMLKSISNDSIYQAGSRGWLWIKFKRDYQSEMADTVDLVLVGAFYGKGKKGGKYSSFLMAAYNPDKDVFETVCKVASGFTDEELDNLQKKIEELKRSDKHPRVDSEMIPDVWVTPSLVAEIIGAEITISPLHTCCKDNYEKGGLSVRFPRFIRWRPDKSPEDATTSKEIYEMYNSQLKKIDDKTSENI; encoded by the coding sequence ATGGAGTTTAAAGTTATAGCAGATTACTTTGATAAACTAGAAAAAATCAGTTCGAGAATTCAACTTACAGCCACTCTAGCTGACCTGTTCAAAAATACTGATAAAACTGTTATAGATAAGGTAGTATATCTGATTCAGGGTAAACTGTGGCCAGATTTTACTGGACAACCAGAAATAGGCATAGGTGAAAAATTTCTAATAAAGGCAATTTCTATAGCTACTAGCGCTAAAGAAGAGGAAATAGAAAAAGAATTTAAAAATCTAGGAGATTTAGGTCAAGTAGCTTTTAATCTAAAGCAAAATACTCAAAATTCTAGTATATTATCTTATTTTGGCTCTCAAATAAGTCAAGGTTTAACTGTAGAAGAGGCTTATGATGACTTAGTTAAAATAGCTACGTCTCAAGGCGAAGGAAGTAGAGATATTAAGATAAGAATATTAGCAGGCTTATTAAAGAAAGCTACTCCTTTAGAAGCTAAATATCTAGTAAGATTTGTAGATGGCAGACTCAGAGTCGGTATAGGCGATGCTACTGTACTTGATGCGCTAGCAATAACTTTTGGCGGTGGACAGAATTTTAGGCCTCTTATTGAGAGAGCGTATAATTTAAGGGCAGATCTAGGTAATATAGCTAAGGTATTAGTTGAAAATGGAATAGAAGCTATAAAGACAATAAAGCCTCAACCTGGAATTCCAATAAGACCTATGTTAGCAGAAAGACTATCTGATCCTCAAGAAATGATGGAAAAAATGAACAATATAGCTCTAGTCGACTATAAGTACGACGGAGAAAGAGCTCAGATTCATAAGAGTAAAGATAATATTTTCATATTTTCTAGAAGACTAGAAAATATAACAAGTCAATATCCTGATGTAGTGGAATACGTTAGTAATTTTATAAGAGGAGAGGAATTCATAGTAGAAGGCGAAGTAATACCAGTAGACCCAGAAAGTGGCGAGATGAGACCATTTCAGGAACTTATGCATAGGAAGAGGAAATCAGATATACATGAGGCAATAAAAGAATACCCCGTAAATGTGTTTTTATTTGATCTAATGTACTATGAGGGCGAGGATTATACAGTCAAGCCCTTACCAGAGAGAAGGAAGAAACTAGAATCAATATTATCACAGAATGATAAGATTCATATTGCAACTCATATAATTGTGGATAACACTGATAAACTTAAGGAATTCTTCTATCAAGCTATATCAGAAGGTGCAGAGGGTGTTATGCTAAAATCTATTTCTAATGATTCAATCTATCAAGCTGGATCTAGAGGGTGGTTATGGATTAAATTTAAGAGAGATTATCAGAGCGAAATGGCAGATACTGTAGACCTTGTTTTAGTCGGTGCGTTTTATGGTAAAGGAAAGAAAGGTGGTAAATATAGTTCTTTCCTTATGGCAGCATATAATCCTGATAAGGATGTATTTGAAACCGTATGCAAAGTAGCTTCTGGATTTACTGATGAAGAACTAGATAACTTGCAAAAGAAAATTGAAGAACTAAAAAGATCTGATAAACATCCTAGAGTAGATTCCGAGATGATTCCTGATGTATGGGTTACTCCATCATTAGTAGCTGAAATAATAGGTGCTGAGATAACTATCTCTCCATTACATACTTGTTGTAAAGATAATTATGAGAAAGGTGGACTCTCTGTAAGATTTCCAAGATTTATAAGATGGAGACCAGATAAAAGCCCAGAAGACGCAACAACTTCTAAGGAGATCTATGAGATGTATAATTCACAGCTAAAGAAGATTGATGACAAAACTAGTGAGAATATCTAA
- the dcd gene encoding dCTP deaminase, producing MILGDRDLKYYLEKGWIIIDPLNSDSIRENGVDLRVGDQIARFKNTNKIFTLDENDINEFFIIEKGTEFIINPQEHVLLTTKEMIKLPSDVMAFVNMRSSFARLGLFVPPTIVDAGFEGQVTIEVLGSAFPIKIKEGTRFIHLIFAKTLTPVENPYHGKYQGQKGVTLARFNLQASSNF from the coding sequence ATGATTTTAGGAGATAGAGATCTAAAATATTATCTAGAAAAGGGATGGATAATAATAGATCCTCTAAATTCAGATAGTATAAGAGAAAATGGTGTTGATCTAAGAGTAGGAGATCAGATAGCTAGATTTAAGAATACAAATAAAATCTTTACATTAGACGAAAATGATATAAACGAGTTCTTTATAATTGAAAAGGGTACAGAATTTATAATAAATCCTCAAGAACACGTATTACTAACTACAAAAGAAATGATCAAACTGCCAAGTGATGTTATGGCCTTTGTAAATATGAGATCGTCTTTTGCAAGACTAGGACTTTTTGTTCCTCCTACTATTGTAGACGCTGGATTCGAAGGTCAAGTTACAATAGAAGTACTTGGCTCTGCCTTTCCGATAAAAATAAAGGAGGGAACACGTTTTATACATCTTATATTTGCCAAAACATTAACTCCTGTAGAGAATCCATATCATGGAAAATACCAGGGACAAAAAGGAGTTACCTTAGCTAGATTTAATTTGCAAGCATCTTCCAACTTTTAG
- a CDS encoding CopG family transcriptional regulator, which yields MRVLILKFTDEEYSKLEEEARREGYALLSDYVKSRIFYSSNSSSQPTQISNVDDIVRKIERKVQDMVNPFTAEVEDLKRKIAEISEKIENIETKSVENESKPRKEPIYRNEQKEQREKKTAIDYLRDQGAIYESEVKLKNPDLFFEKLEKQGAKIVYTEKERIGLDPKFFEEFSKKLNDIHTADDVDAQKFLNRTEYKLFQKLRSAGAVYFDNSTKSWKMLAN from the coding sequence ATGAGGGTATTAATTCTTAAGTTTACAGACGAAGAGTATTCTAAACTAGAAGAAGAGGCTAGAAGAGAAGGTTATGCTTTACTTTCAGATTATGTTAAGTCACGTATATTTTATTCATCCAATTCATCGTCTCAACCAACCCAGATTTCCAATGTAGATGATATAGTGAGAAAAATAGAGCGAAAAGTGCAAGATATGGTAAATCCATTTACTGCTGAAGTAGAAGATTTAAAAAGAAAGATTGCAGAAATTTCTGAAAAAATAGAAAATATAGAAACTAAAAGTGTGGAAAATGAATCTAAGCCTAGGAAGGAACCTATTTATAGAAACGAACAAAAGGAACAAAGAGAGAAAAAAACTGCTATAGATTATTTAAGAGACCAAGGTGCCATATATGAAAGCGAAGTAAAACTAAAGAATCCCGACTTATTTTTTGAAAAATTAGAGAAGCAAGGAGCCAAAATTGTTTACACAGAAAAGGAAAGAATAGGTCTAGATCCCAAGTTTTTTGAGGAATTTTCAAAAAAATTAAATGATATTCATACAGCAGACGATGTAGATGCTCAAAAATTTCTAAATAGGACAGAATATAAGCTTTTCCAGAAACTTAGAAGCGCAGGAGCAGTATATTTTGATAATTCCACTAAAAGTTGGAAGATGCTTGCAAATTAA
- the pdo gene encoding protein disulfide oxidoreductase, producing the protein MAEQDYAELFTPEVQNALQDALKDMKNPVDIYVFIDSKDSNCNYCEVTKKFVEFVRDAAPKDSNGESLLKVNVIDRANGEDKQFEEFKVSRVPTVAFLKGYIRWTGAPLGEEIRALVETIVRLSQGESGLSPDTVSAIKEKLNGQVKVEVVVTPSCPYCPYAALLSHMVAYEACKAEKCNVLSEVVEAYENQDIAEKYQVMSVPALAVNESVEFIGVPNEENFVDTLIQKQKV; encoded by the coding sequence ATGGCAGAACAAGACTATGCAGAATTATTCACACCAGAAGTGCAAAATGCTCTGCAGGATGCTCTTAAAGATATGAAAAATCCTGTGGATATATATGTGTTTATTGATTCAAAAGATAGTAATTGTAATTATTGTGAAGTAACTAAGAAATTTGTAGAATTTGTAAGAGACGCAGCACCTAAAGATAGTAATGGTGAAAGTTTACTTAAGGTAAATGTAATAGACAGAGCTAATGGGGAAGATAAGCAGTTTGAAGAGTTTAAAGTTTCTAGAGTACCTACAGTAGCTTTCCTAAAAGGATATATAAGATGGACTGGTGCTCCTTTAGGAGAAGAAATTAGAGCATTGGTTGAAACAATAGTTAGGCTTTCACAAGGAGAAAGTGGACTTAGTCCAGATACTGTATCTGCAATAAAAGAAAAGTTAAATGGTCAGGTTAAAGTAGAAGTAGTAGTAACACCTTCTTGTCCATATTGTCCATACGCTGCTCTCTTATCTCATATGGTTGCGTACGAAGCGTGCAAAGCTGAAAAATGTAATGTATTGTCAGAGGTAGTAGAAGCTTATGAGAACCAAGATATAGCTGAAAAGTATCAAGTAATGTCTGTACCAGCTTTAGCTGTTAATGAGTCTGTCGAGTTTATAGGCGTTCCTAATGAAGAAAACTTCGTTGATACGCTAATACAAAAACAGAAGGTATGA
- a CDS encoding TIGR00296 family protein, giving the protein MSLVKIEDLSLEEGKKLVKIARQAIMLKLGLLKDKEDIFDDIINKKGLAFVTLETKTGNKYSLRGCIGYVEAVAPIKDIVANAAIAAAFSDPRFSPLTKGEFKNVIIEVTVLTKPEEISGTKKDLPKLVTVGEDGLIIEKGIFHSGLLLPQVAMEYCWDSETFLAETCLKAGLTPDCWLDENVKVKKFHGIIFRELDPGSEVVMIKPSEVKCKLLEEIS; this is encoded by the coding sequence ATGAGCTTAGTAAAAATAGAAGATCTGAGTCTAGAGGAGGGAAAGAAACTAGTAAAAATAGCAAGACAAGCAATAATGCTGAAGCTAGGGCTACTTAAAGACAAAGAAGATATATTCGACGATATAATTAATAAGAAAGGTCTGGCATTTGTTACGTTGGAAACTAAAACTGGCAATAAATATTCTCTTAGGGGATGCATAGGTTATGTGGAAGCAGTAGCGCCTATTAAAGATATAGTAGCTAATGCTGCTATAGCTGCAGCTTTTTCTGATCCTAGATTTTCGCCATTAACTAAAGGAGAGTTCAAAAATGTAATTATAGAAGTTACAGTTTTAACTAAACCAGAAGAAATATCTGGAACAAAAAAAGATTTGCCTAAGTTAGTAACTGTAGGAGAAGACGGTTTAATTATTGAAAAAGGGATATTTCATTCTGGTTTACTTTTACCTCAAGTAGCAATGGAATATTGTTGGGATTCTGAGACATTTTTGGCAGAGACATGCCTAAAGGCAGGTTTAACACCAGATTGTTGGCTTGACGAAAACGTCAAAGTTAAGAAATTTCATGGGATAATATTTAGAGAATTAGATCCAGGATCTGAAGTAGTTATGATAAAACCTTCTGAGGTTAAATGTAAACTTTTAGAAGAAATAAGCTAG